One window from the genome of Lawsonibacter asaccharolyticus encodes:
- a CDS encoding IS66 Orf2 family protein, giving the protein MLNDFTGADKVYIACGYTDLRKGIDGLATMVQQQFELDPFTNTLFLFCGRKRDRIKGLYWERDGFILLYKRLEQGAYQWPRSEVEVKMLTPQQYRWLMEGLKIEQPKAHKAVTGLSMV; this is encoded by the coding sequence ATGCTGAACGATTTTACCGGAGCAGACAAGGTCTACATCGCCTGTGGATATACAGATCTGCGCAAAGGGATCGATGGTTTGGCCACGATGGTACAGCAGCAGTTTGAACTGGACCCATTCACCAACACACTGTTTCTGTTCTGCGGGCGAAAGCGGGACCGAATAAAAGGGCTGTACTGGGAACGGGATGGCTTCATCCTCCTCTACAAGAGGCTGGAGCAGGGAGCGTACCAGTGGCCGAGGTCCGAAGTTGAGGTGAAGATGCTGACGCCGCAGCAGTACCGCTGGCTGATGGAAGGGCTGAAGATCGAACAGCCCAAAGCGCACAAAGCAGTGACTGGCCTGAGTATGGTATAG
- a CDS encoding transposase IS66: MKNEVNITTSSTEMMTISRAEYESLKAERDELNQKLDWLMEQVRLAKKKVYGTSSEQTKEELVGQLSFMFDETEAWLSTRRTATRETRVAAHTRQKRSSRVEEVLPENIPVEVVEHRVPESERNCPECGTLMTEIGTEVRRTLVMVPAQVKIREDVYFTYACQNCKQTGTETPILKAPKEPPLISGSYASPEAVAHIMVQKFVMYAPLYRQEQEWNRAGVMLSRQTMSNWVLRVAEDWLRPIYDHLHRQLLQREVLHADETTLQVLKLEGQTARSKCYMWLYRTGGDAEHPIVLYEYQQNRKAENAEAFLKGFTGWLHADGYSGYHRLPENIRVVGCWAHLRRKFDEAVNALPKEQQVGCTALEGLQYCNILFAIEKELADLPPEERYIQRLARSKPVMDALLAWAETKTAPPKSSLGKALYYLREQWPYLKRFLEDGRLEISNNRAERSIKPFVMGRKNWLFANTEGGAQSSAIVYSLIETARENNLDPYRYLVHVFSKAPGLAVTDKNWAAKLLPENIPPECCITKK, encoded by the coding sequence ATGAAAAACGAAGTGAACATTACCACAAGCAGCACAGAAATGATGACCATTTCCCGTGCGGAATATGAGTCTCTAAAGGCGGAACGAGACGAACTGAACCAGAAGCTGGACTGGCTGATGGAACAGGTGCGTCTTGCCAAAAAGAAGGTCTATGGGACATCCTCCGAGCAGACGAAGGAGGAGTTGGTTGGCCAGCTGAGTTTCATGTTTGATGAGACGGAAGCATGGCTGTCTACCAGGAGGACTGCCACGAGGGAAACCAGGGTTGCCGCTCATACCCGGCAGAAGCGATCCTCCCGTGTGGAGGAGGTTCTGCCTGAGAACATCCCTGTTGAGGTGGTGGAGCACCGCGTCCCGGAGTCTGAACGTAACTGTCCTGAATGCGGTACGCTCATGACAGAGATTGGGACCGAGGTGCGCCGTACTCTGGTAATGGTCCCTGCCCAGGTGAAGATCCGGGAAGATGTTTATTTTACATACGCCTGCCAGAACTGCAAGCAGACAGGGACGGAAACACCTATCCTGAAAGCCCCCAAAGAGCCTCCCCTGATTTCGGGCAGCTATGCCTCCCCGGAGGCTGTGGCCCATATCATGGTGCAGAAGTTTGTGATGTACGCTCCGCTGTACCGGCAGGAACAGGAATGGAATCGTGCTGGGGTGATGCTCTCCCGGCAGACGATGAGCAACTGGGTGCTGCGGGTGGCGGAGGACTGGCTGCGGCCCATCTATGACCACTTGCACCGGCAGTTGCTTCAGCGCGAGGTTCTCCATGCGGATGAAACAACCTTGCAGGTGCTGAAGTTGGAAGGGCAGACAGCCAGGAGCAAGTGCTATATGTGGCTGTACCGGACTGGCGGAGACGCCGAGCATCCCATAGTTCTGTATGAGTACCAGCAGAACCGGAAGGCGGAGAATGCCGAAGCATTCCTCAAGGGCTTTACGGGCTGGCTCCATGCGGATGGGTATTCCGGCTACCACCGATTGCCGGAGAACATCCGGGTGGTTGGCTGCTGGGCGCATCTGCGGCGAAAGTTTGACGAGGCGGTGAACGCCTTGCCAAAAGAGCAGCAGGTTGGCTGCACGGCGTTGGAGGGACTGCAATACTGTAATATTCTTTTCGCCATTGAAAAGGAACTAGCGGATCTGCCGCCGGAAGAACGTTATATCCAGCGTCTGGCTCGGTCCAAGCCGGTGATGGACGCTTTGTTGGCATGGGCGGAAACGAAGACCGCCCCGCCCAAGTCCTCTTTGGGAAAGGCGCTGTACTATCTGCGGGAGCAGTGGCCATATCTGAAACGCTTTTTAGAGGACGGGCGTCTGGAAATAAGCAACAACCGGGCGGAGCGGAGCATTAAACCCTTTGTGATGGGGCGGAAGAACTGGCTGTTCGCCAATACGGAGGGCGGTGCTCAGAGCAGCGCCATTGTTTACAGTCTGATTGAAACGGCCAGGGAGAATAACCTTGATCCATACCGATATTTGGTTCATGTGTTTTCCAAGGCACCCGGACTGGCAGTTACCGACAAGAACTGGGCCGCAAAGCTGCTCCCGGAAAATATTCCCCCAGAATGTTGTATTACAAAGAAATAG
- a CDS encoding sigma-70 — MDPSERFFRSLYEKQYEKMFKLAYRMTGSIEKTQDLVQNAFLLALFRKEELMVHPKPEGWLMTALKNLIFNERRRSESHPEVPLESVIESLSVNDPEMPLELALPKQLSKEDREILILRFEQRLSYAEIGDRLGISEGACRSRLHRALQRCKRFLNDT, encoded by the coding sequence TTGGACCCGTCGGAGCGTTTTTTTCGTTCTCTTTATGAGAAGCAATATGAAAAAATGTTTAAACTGGCGTACCGCATGACTGGCAGCATAGAGAAGACACAGGACCTGGTCCAGAACGCCTTTCTGCTGGCGCTTTTCCGAAAAGAAGAGTTGATGGTGCATCCTAAACCGGAGGGATGGTTGATGACTGCCCTGAAAAACCTGATCTTCAATGAGCGGCGCCGTTCCGAAAGCCATCCGGAGGTGCCTCTGGAGTCCGTGATCGAATCCCTGTCCGTGAATGATCCGGAGATGCCTTTGGAACTGGCCCTTCCCAAGCAGCTGTCCAAAGAAGACCGAGAGATCCTGATCCTGCGGTTTGAACAGCGGCTGTCTTATGCGGAGATCGGGGACCGGCTGGGGATATCGGAGGGGGCCTGCCGAAGCCGGCTCCATCGGGCCCTACAGCGATGCAAGCGATTTCTGAACGATACATGA
- a CDS encoding DNA polymerase V produces the protein MGFRLFEVIQKVREINAQRWQRVPSHVFSGSSSNDLELRANPALELDYIVAPPRMARYMEWSARIYQVYLRHVAPEDIHPYSIDEVFMDITPYLQTTGLAPWEFAKRVVKDVLDTTGITVTAGIGPNLYLCKAALDIVFKHIRPDKDGVRIARLNELSYRQLLWSHRPITDFWRVGPGYMGKGWQSTAFIRWGTSRAAPSAARVTCTMKTCSISCSGLMWSC, from the coding sequence ATGGGATTCCGGCTCTTTGAAGTGATCCAGAAGGTCCGGGAGATCAACGCTCAGCGATGGCAGCGGGTTCCCAGCCACGTCTTTTCCGGCTCTTCCAGTAATGATCTGGAGCTGAGAGCCAATCCTGCGCTGGAGCTGGATTATATCGTGGCCCCGCCGCGCATGGCCCGTTACATGGAGTGGAGCGCCCGCATATATCAGGTGTACCTCCGCCATGTGGCGCCGGAAGACATCCACCCCTATTCCATCGACGAGGTGTTCATGGACATCACCCCCTATCTTCAGACTACCGGCCTGGCCCCGTGGGAATTCGCAAAGCGGGTGGTCAAAGATGTGCTTGACACCACTGGAATTACCGTCACCGCAGGGATTGGTCCCAACCTCTACCTCTGCAAAGCTGCGCTGGACATCGTCTTCAAACATATCCGGCCGGACAAGGACGGCGTCCGCATCGCGAGGCTGAATGAGCTGAGCTACCGGCAGCTCCTGTGGTCCCATCGCCCTATTACAGATTTTTGGCGGGTAGGGCCGGGGTATATGGGAAAAGGCTGGCAGAGCACGGCATTTATACGATGGGGGACATCGCGCGCTGCTCCCTCAGCGGCCCGGGTGACCTGCACAATGAAGACCTGCTCTATAAGTTGTTCGGGATTAATGTGGAGCTGCTGA
- a CDS encoding DNA-binding helix-turn-helix protein gives MKDDYSEIIVNRILSLCKQRDISIYQLSIMSGVSHSTIDNLVNRKTYNPKIKTLHKIALAFGFTLAELVDFPELNDFSFEDEGDS, from the coding sequence ATGAAAGACGACTATTCTGAGATCATTGTCAACAGAATTCTATCACTGTGTAAGCAACGGGATATTTCTATATATCAACTGTCCATTATGAGTGGTGTGAGCCATTCGACGATTGATAATCTAGTCAACCGCAAGACATATAACCCGAAAATCAAAACGCTCCATAAAATTGCCTTGGCGTTTGGATTTACTCTGGCCGAATTGGTTGACTTTCCTGAGTTGAATGACTTTTCATTTGAAGACGAAGGTGATTCTTAA
- a CDS encoding UV-damage repair protein, which translates to MTWFRPDGKKEGGEYLTATGTVRKIDTYREVLILESGEQIPVHNLLSLSGTAFDAE; encoded by the coding sequence GTGACCTGGTTCCGTCCAGACGGGAAAAAGGAGGGCGGGGAATATCTGACCGCCACCGGGACAGTCCGCAAAATTGACACTTACAGGGAGGTCCTGATTCTGGAGAGCGGAGAGCAGATCCCCGTTCATAATTTGCTGTCGTTGTCGGGGACTGCTTTTGATGCTGAATGA
- a CDS encoding nucleotidyltransferase, which yields MEARTYLVVDLKRFYASVECVERGLDPMTTNLVVADLTRTEKTICLAVTPALKAYGIPAL from the coding sequence ATGGAAGCAAGAACATATCTTGTGGTGGATCTGAAGAGATTCTACGCCTCGGTGGAGTGCGTGGAGCGGGGGCTGGACCCCATGACCACCAACCTTGTGGTAGCAGATCTGACCCGCACGGAGAAAACCATCTGTCTGGCCGTCACGCCGGCGCTGAAAGCGTATGGGATTCCGGCTCTTTGA